The sequence below is a genomic window from Anser cygnoides isolate HZ-2024a breed goose chromosome 8, Taihu_goose_T2T_genome, whole genome shotgun sequence.
GGTGCATCCTATTAAGGGAACACTGATTGGATTGCGAGGATTTTGGttattttgcagctgctgttcATGAAACCACATTCAAATCACCCTCATTTGCACAAGTAGAACTCAGATAGTGTGAACCGCAGCAGGGCAGTGAGAAGCATGGGGAGGTGCACGTGCTGTCCCAGCTAAGGAGgaacaggctgctgcagagaaacCTCTTCAGAGACCTGCACCTACAGCTGGGGCTgaacagcagcacctgcagggctTACCTGTGTGAATGAAGGTGTGTTTCTTCATATCAGATTTCTGGTGGAACCTCTTCCCACAATACTGGCAGGGATAGGGTCGTGTGTCTGAGTGAATGAGCAGGTGAGTGGACAGAGTAGAAGATCTCTTAAAACTCTTGCCACAGATCTTACAATCAAAGCTGCGTTCCTGCAGAAAGAGGAGCCCAAACATGCCCACGTTACACCATGCCAGAGAACCCACCAGTAACAAACTGGCCAGCAGCACATCAGTGTTGCCCCTCCTGCCTTAGCAAGCACTTCCACTTCTCCAGAGAACAGGACTGGCCTGAGGAGATGCTAAAACTGGCATGACAGCACCACACGGTAAAAAAGATTAAGTGTATCCTCTCccagtgctctgcaccactttTCACAAAAATTTAATTGAATAGCTCTTCCTGCTGTCAGGAATGGCCaggtgggagcagccccagctggacAGAGTCCGCCAGCACATTTCAACGTGGGCCTGAGACATGATCGCTCTGCTGGGAAGACCAACAGCAGCAGATCTGTTCGAAGGCCACCTCTCCACTCTACACAGGAGAGTGGGTGCCAAGGTCTGCGTGGCTCTCCTGGGAAATCTCCATGGCAGGCTGATTTCTGCTGTAAGCATAACAACTAACTGCATATTTCTATTTCCATTATAATTCAAGTGAAAGGTACCTAGAGCACCTGGGGAAAAGAGCTTTCTGGCTTACTACTTTAACAAATCAAACTAAATGCATTAAGACTCctgtctttctctcctttccctcacACATGCATTTCTATCACTTTCTTCCACCATCTCTTTCTCCCACCCTTTATCTCCCTCTTCCTGATATGCTTTCATACAGTCACCTTATTATATTTGGCTTTTTATTCACTCTCCCTGAAATGTTCTCCCCTCCATGGACTTAATATGCAGTGCTGCTCTTTTCAACATTATTTAATGGGTGATATTTCCCTTCATTGTGTGCTCTGCTGTTGCACACTCATGCAACTGTAAATAAGACAGTTAGCAAACAAACACTGCTGTAACTCTATCCTCCCAAACCCAATCTGAGGAAGGAAGATTTGCCAGGTTAAGTGAGTGGGTGAAGGGGAAATATGGCACAGTATCAGCAGGTGGAAAATGTTACAAATCCTCCTACCAAAATTAACTACCATATTCTTTTGGTGTGTGACTCAGAGGGTGTCGAGACGGGTGAAGTCTGTGCTCTATACCTGACTGGTCGCTCAGATGTTCCCTGCACAGACACAATGACTGCAAACAAAGGAAGATTCACTTATTtgggggacagggaggagaaagaatgAGGAGAGCTGTGTCAAAAGAAAGCACGGTGACTTGCTTTAGCTGTTAAAAAAGTACACACCCTCATTACAGTTTACAGCTCAGAGAgtaaaaatttattatttattatcttttacTTCTGGATTGCCAAAAGAGACCTTTGCTTATTACACACATATGAAGTCAGGGGAATGGAAACAAAGTCTGTGTTCTTTAATTTGTTGATTTGTTCCTACTCTTCTTTTGCTCCCTAGCTGCCCACCCTTTACTCTGCCTGCCACCATACTCTTCACCCACAACTCTCCGCTGCAGCCCTACCAcgctttcttcctctcctcagcTTCAACGCCCACCTACTGGCCTGTGATTGCCTTCGTGCCCTGCCCAGTGCTGGCTGAAGCAAGCAGCTGGCCCTGGCCCTCCAACTTTCATCCTGGCTGCCCGCCCCGCTCTCACCTGTGAGTGCACGGCCTTGTGCTGCTCCAGGCTGACTGCATGGCCGAAGGTCTTGCCACACATGTCACAGGCAAAGGGCCTTGTGCCACTGTGTGAGCGGCGCACATGTACCTCAAGGCCATGCGGCGTGGAGAAGACCTGAAGGGGAGAGAGTGTACAGGGTCAGGCTAGCCAGGGAGAAGGGGCTGGAAAAGAGTCAAGCCGGAGTGGGAGAAAAAAGTCCCTACCTTGCTGCACTTGACACACTTGTAAGAGCCAGTGCTGATGAGCAATGGGCGGCACAAGAGGTCTGACTCCACTTTGATGCCGCCAGGCaccttctcctgctgcagcccaggctgcgcCTCAGCATAGAGTccgggtgctgctgctggaggccgCTCAAACAGCCCTGGGCCTGGGGAGCCGAAGTCACCGTAAAGTCCGAGGGAAGAGCTACATTCCGCACCATAGAGGGCAGGCTCGGAGCTGCGCTCACAGAAGAGCCCCAAGGCTGAGGTTCGCTCCAGTGTCGGGCAGGGCCTGTAGCTTTGCACGAGGTGCCTCAGCTCAGAGCCCCCCAGGCTGCTCCACGCATACGGTTTGAAGGGCACTGAGAAGGGGGGTGCTTCATCCAGGGATGGACACACAGATTGCTCCGAGGCTGTGGAAACACAAGGGCATGGGAATTAGTGCATTTCACAGTCCAGTCTCTGTTGTGGAGCAGAATTGGCTCAGCACCCAGGCTTGTGGCAGAGCCAGACCCCTGTACTGCACATTAGAGCTGGCCTTTCACCCCCCGTGGGAGGGCATTTTATATTGCTTCCAGTGCTAACTCCTCACCTGCTGCCCAAAGCCAAATTATTTAAAGCAACCACCAGTTTTGTCTGCCTCCATCTTTGGGTGCCCAGGTGC
It includes:
- the GFI1 gene encoding zinc finger protein Gfi-1, yielding MPRSFLVKSKKAHSYHQPRSADEDYSLRLETVLAQICADSKIPEGTGLCRTVLPDPEPSQHRFSPESHLTEAADGTSESVPSCEGSVCDRVSEFEDFWRPPSPSVSPASEQSVCPSLDEAPPFSVPFKPYAWSSLGGSELRHLVQSYRPCPTLERTSALGLFCERSSEPALYGAECSSSLGLYGDFGSPGPGLFERPPAAAPGLYAEAQPGLQQEKVPGGIKVESDLLCRPLLISTGSYKCVKCSKVFSTPHGLEVHVRRSHSGTRPFACDMCGKTFGHAVSLEQHKAVHSQERSFDCKICGKSFKRSSTLSTHLLIHSDTRPYPCQYCGKRFHQKSDMKKHTFIHTGEKPHKCQVCGKAFSQSSNLITHSRKHTGFKPFGCDLCGKGFQRKVDLRRHRETQHGLK